CTGGTCTTCATGATGGACGGATATTTCCACAATAACGCTCAGCACTTGAACGTTAACGTATTTAACCGTGAGCAGCTGCTCGACGCTATGGATCATCCAGAGAACTATCCACAGTTGACCATTCGCGTATCCGGCTATGCTGTTAACTTCATCAAGCTGACCCGTGAACAACAGATGGATGTTATCAACCGTACATTCCACGATTCCATGTAAGATACGTTCATGTTCTGCAAGAACTGAAATGAACTAAAGAGCTGCCGCCCTTGCAAGAGGGCGGTACACTCTTGTCTGAAAGTGGTTAAAATTTTAAGTTTTTTTGAAAGGATGACATCTCATGCTTAAAGGACATATCCACTCTTTAGAAACCTTTGGAACGGTGGATGGCCCGGGTATCCGCTTCGTGCTTTTTATGCAGGGCTGCCTGCTCAAGTGTCAGTATTGCCACAACCCGGATACATGGGAATTGAATGAAGGCAAGGAAATGACCGTCGAGCAAGTGCTGGCGGAAATTGAGCCTTACCTGAATTATTATAAAACGTCCGGCGGCGGTCTGACCGTATCCGGCGGTGAACCAACTCTCCAGGCGCATTTTGTGAAGCAGCTGTTCACCGAGGTGAAGAAACGCTGGAATCTGCATACCACGCTTGATACTAACGGCTATAATGATGGTTCGAAAATCAGCGATCTGCTGGATGTTACCGACCTGGTACTCTTAGATCTGAAGCATATTGATGACGAAGCGCACATCAAGCTAACCGGCAAATCCAACGACCGTACCTTGAAGCTGGCCCGCTGGTTATCTGATAATAACCGTAAAATGTGGATTCGCCATGTCTATGTTCCCGGCATTCATAATAATGAAGAGGATTTACAGAATCTCGGACGGTTCATCGGCACCTTAAAGGGTGTGGAGAAGTTCGAAATCCTGCCTTATCACGTAATGGGGATCTACAAATGGAAAGAACTTGGCCGTCCCTATGAGCTTGAAGGGGTGGAGTCACCTTCCGATGAAGAAGTGCAGCGTGCGTACCGGCTGATTGAAGAGGGTCGTAAAGAGTCTGCATTGGTCTAATTAAATATAGTAATTATCAAAAGCGGAGCTTCTATTCTGAGGAGTTTCGCTTTTTTTTGTGTGTCAGGAAACCTAACTGATTTCGCTTTCATTAGAGGATTTTATCCCTATTGAAGATAAATCTTAACCTTACGATTACAAATGTGATTTTCTATAATTAGAGTTGTAAGGGAAATCATTAAATAGGGAGGGTCACCCGTAATGAGAAAAAGTCTAACACTGCTGTTGTCCCTGATGTTCGTCACCTCGGCGCTGCTGACTGGCTGCGGAGGTAACAAGAATAATGCTGCCAACAATAAAGGTGAGCCGGCGGCGACGGAAGAGGCTGCTGCTACCAATGCTGCCGCAACGGAAGAGCCTGCAAGTGCGGAGCCCTTTGAGATGACGATCCGTCATACTCAGGTTGGGGCAGACAAACAGAAACGATTGGCTATTCTGGAGGATGTGGTGGGCAAGGTGCAGGCGGATGTGCCCGGACTGACCTTCAAGCTTGATGGAGTAGATTCGGATGTGAACCGTAAGGAGAAGCTGCGCGGTGAAATGGCGGCCGGTAACCCTCCGGAGATCTTCGACCTGTTCGGCAGCCCGGATTCCAAGATCTATGCCAAAGAAGGCAAACTGCTGGACCTGACCCCGATCCTTGATGAATTAGGCATCAAAGACAAGTTCTCCAATCTGGACCCGTTCACCTATGAAGGTAAAATCTACGGCCTGCCGATCGGCGGCTCCGGTGAAGGCTTCTTCTATAATAAAGAATACTATACAAGCAAGGGCTGGAAGGCTCCATCGACCTTCGCCGAACTGGAGCAGCAGCTGGCCGATATTAAAGCGGATGGTAAAGTGCCAATGGCTGGTGCTTCCAAAGCAGGCTGGGTACCGCTGATGCTGGCCAATCATCTCTGGTCCCGTTATGCCGGACCGGATGTGACTGCGAAGTTCGCTACGGGTGAAGCGAAGTGGAATGATCCTAACGTAGTTAAGGGCTTGGCAAAATACAAAGAATGGGTCGATAAGGGCTACTTCAAGAAGGGCGAGCTGGGCTTCGAATATGCCGAATACACTACCCAGTTCACCAGCGGGGAAGCGATCCTGATGTATGACGGAACCTGGAAGTCTTCCGTGTTCAAAGCCGGCCAATCCGGCGAAGGTCTAATCGGCAAGGTCGGCTTCTTCAATATTCCGGCGGTTGAAGGCGGAGTGGGGGATCAGACAGCGCTAATGCGGGATGTGAACAACGGTTATGGCTTCTCCGCTTCGGCGGGTGAAGATGAGCGGCAGCTTGCAGCAGTGAAATCCTTCATTAAGAATATGTTTAATGAAGAGATGCAACTGCGCGGTCTGGTAGAGGACGGAGTTCTGCCTGCCATGAAGATTGATCAGGCAGTGCTGAACAAGAATATTACGGATGACCTAATGAGTGAGATTGTCGCAGTATTGAACAGCTCCAAGTCGTCCTTCCCGGCCTTTGACTCACTGGTGCAGGCAGATGTTACCACCGAGATCAGTAACATCCAGATCCAGAGCCTGATCGGCGGGCAGACGACTCCTGAGAAGATGGGCGAAGCGCTTCAGAAGATTCAGGAAGAGGCTAATGCGGCCGTGGAATAAGAAGCGGTGAACTATATGTGCCCTGGTGCTTGCTCCAGGGTGCATTTTTCAAAAGAAAAGCAATATGGAGGTAGCTATGAATAAGGCACTGAGAAATCCTCTGGTGTTCATTCTGTTCGTTATTCCGGCACTGGTGCTATTCATTATGTTCTTCATCTATCCGATCTTCAGCTCGATTTACTATAGCTTCACCAGCTGGAACGGTGTGTCCGAGACGGTCAAATATGCCGGAGTGGACAACTTCAAGAAAGCTCTGGGAGATGAACGCTTCTGGATCTCTGTGAAAAATAACGGCTGGTTCATTCTCTTCTCCGTAGGCATACAGGTGCCGCTGATTGTGTTCTTCTCCTTACTGATTGCCAATGTGAAGAAGCTGAAGGGGCTGTATAAGACAGCGGTATTCATGCCATCCATTATGTCTACTGCAGTAATCGGCATTCTCTGGGGCTTCATTTACGAGCCGAACATTGGATTGTTCAACAAAGTACTAAGTCTGGTTGGCATTGAGCCGGTCTACTGGCTGTCGGACGAACGGTTCGCGATGCTGTCGATTCTGATTACGAATGCCTGGCAGTGGACCGGCTTCTACATTGTAATGGTGCTGGCGGCGATCCTCTCTATTCCCGGTGAGCTTGAGGAAGCAGCAGCCATCGATGGCGCTACGGGGTTCCAGCGGGCTACACGCATCACCCTGCCGCTGATCGTACCAATCATCTCGGTGGTGATTATGCTATCGATTGCCGGAGCGATGAAGGCTGCCGATATCGTTATCGTAATGACCAAGGGCGGACCGGCAGGTTCAACCGAGGTAATGGCCACCTATATGATTAAGTATGCGATTACCAACTTCAAATACGGGTACGGCAATACCATCGCCGTTCTGATCTTCTTGTTCACGCTCGTTGTAACCGCCCTCTACCAGCTGGTGTTTGCCCGCCGTACGGAAAGGATTGAATACTGATGCCGCGCCCGCTGAAAAAAAGTCTGCCGCACATTGCCCTGCTGGGTTATCTGGTAATTGTGCTGTTCCCGTTCCTCTTCGTCCTTTTCTCTTCGGTGAAGAAGGATAATAATGCGATTGCCCTCAACCCGTTCGGCATTCCGAAGAGCTTCGAATGGTCCAATTATGTAGAAGCGTGGGTCAATGCCAAGATCAGCACTTATTTTTTCAATAGCTTATATATCTCGGTTCTGGCCTCAGTAGTGTCTATTCTGCTGGCGTCCATGTTCGCCTTCGCGGTCACGCGGATGCGCCAGGGGAAGTGGAATGCCATTCTTTTCTCGCTGGTCCTGATCGGGATGCTGATTCCGAACAATGCGCTGATGCTGCCCATCTACACGATTGTCCGCAAGCTGCATATTCTCAATACCCACTGGGCGCTCATTATTCCTTACATTGCGAATGCAATCCCGTTCACGATCATTATTCTGGCGGCTTTCATGCGTTCGCTGCCCAGTGAAATCGAAGAAGCGGCGGTCATGGACGGCTTGAAGGCCCCGGGTATATTTGCTAGAATTATTGTACCTTTGACAGTTCCGGCGATGGTTACGGTATTCATTGTTAATTTCCTGGGAAATTGGAATGAGTTCCTGCTGGCCAACTATTTTCTGTCTAATGACGAGCTGCGTACGCTCCCCGTAGGGATGGTCCAGTTCCGCGATCAGTACCAGATGAATTACGCACAGATGTCGGCGGGAATTGTCTACAGTGTGGTTCCGGTTATAGTGATTTATGCGGTCCTGCAGGAGAAGATTATTGAAGGCGTCACCGCAGGCAGTGTAAAAGGATAATATCAATCATGTCAGGAGCAACAGCCGATGAATCTGCGCTACAAATTGTTTACGGCATTCTTAGGCCTGATTATCATTCCGCTGTTCATTCTTGGCATGATTATGTTCTTCGTGACTTATAATTCCATTGAGAAGAAATATAGCCAGCAGTCCGAATATTCGCTCAAAGCGATCAGCTACAGCATTTCTAATGTGTTCAAGGATATGGACAATGTGACTGACAACGGAATTGCCACCTCGGTCTTTCATATGGCGCTTAGTGCAGATGATCCCTCCAAACAGGATTTGACCGATGCCGAGCAGCTTAGCCTGAATGCCAGCCAGCGTAATTTCCGCAGCCTGCTCTATAATCATCCGTCGATCAGCTATGCCTTCCTGTATAATTTCAACGGAAAAGGGAGCTCGGAGATCGTCTCGGTCTTCAACAAGGAGAATTTCCGCACCCTGCCCTATGACAAGTTCAAAGGCAGCGAGCTGTACCAGGAGGTAATGAAGCTGAACGGGGTTCCGAAATGGCTGGCCCCGCATGAGTACCCTGAGCTAACCGGAACGGAGGCTGTATTTACGCAAATCCGGCTGGTTAAGGAGCTTAGCTTCTTTCAGAATATCGGCATTCTGGTGGTGCAGATCAAGAATTGGGAGTTCGAGTCGATATTTCGCAATCTTAAGATCGGGGGTACCGACCAGAAGGTGTCCTTCATGCTGGTTAACGATGATGGAATGATTCTGCTGGACCCGGACAGGCAGCTGGACGGGCAGGATTTCCGCAGCTTCACCACGAAGGATATTACGTTTAAGCCAGGCTTTCAGAGCTTCAAGACACAGTTCGGTGGCGAGAAAAGCATTCTGTCGGTCTACCATCTCAAGGACTATCCCTGGAGTCTGGTCTCTGTCACTTCCTGGGATACTCTGTCTCATGAGGTGACGGTGTTCGCCCGCTGGTTCGTCATAGTGATGTTCCTGTGCCTTCTGGGCGCTGTCATCTTCAATCTGTTCTTCATGAACCGGATTACTGGCGGGATTGCTGTCATTGTACGCTTCATGCGCAGGGTAGAGGACGGAGATCTTACTACCCGTGTTGAGGAGAAGGGCAACGATGAGATGACGCTGCTGGCCAGAGGCTTCAATGATCTTATGGACAAAATCAACTCGCTGTTCAGCCGGGTTCACGTGGAGCAGCAGCGCAAGAATCAAGCGGAAATGCGTGTGCTGCAGGCCCAGATCAAGCCGCATTTTTTGTTCAATACTCTGGAATCGATCAATGTGCTGGCTGTGCAAAATGAAGGGCGCAAGGTAAGTGAGATGGTCTACCGGCTGGCAAGTATTCTGCGGATCAGCATTCAGGACAGGGATGAGATTACGCTGGAGGAAGAGGTTAAGCATCTGCGCAATTATCTCGATATCCAGAAATTCCGGTTCGAGGACCTGTTCGATTATGAGCTTGAGATTCCGGCAGAGCTGCTGGGCTGCGGGATTCTGAAGCTTACGCTCCAGCCGCTGGTGGAGAACAGCATTCAGCATGGTTTTGAGGGGATCGGGTATAAGGGTCTGGTGAGTGTTAAGGTGTGGGAGACCCAAGGCAATCTGGTGCTGCGGATACAGGATAACGGAATCGGGATGACCCCGTCCCAGCTGTCGATGTTTCAATACATGGTGAATGACGCGGCAGAGCAGCAGACGGAAGCTAGGCCGGAGCAGGGCATTCATCAGGAGCGGCGGGGGCTGGGTGTACGAAGTGTTGCGGACCGGATACGAATTGAATACGGCGACAGATATGGGATTTTCATATGTGCTAGTCCTGGGGAAGGAACGATCATCCAGTGCGTCATTCCGAAATACGGGCAGGGGGAAGGCCATTATGCTAAAAGTATTATTGGTTGACGATGAAGCGCCCATTCTGAGCAATCTCAACACTGTGCTGCCCTGGCAGGACATGGGGATGGAGGTTGCGGGGCTGGCACGAAGCGGGATGGAGGCGCTGCGCTTGGCAGAGGAAACGCCGCCTGATCTGGTGCTCTGCGATATCCGTATGCCGGTGATGGATGGGTTGACATTCATCGGCAAGCTGCGGGAGATGGGGCTTATGAGCGAGGTACTGCTGCTCAGCGGTTACCAGGAATTCGATTATGCGCGTGAAGCGATCCGGCTCGGGGTGAAGGAGTATATCTGCAAGCCGATTCATTACGGGGAGCTTGGCGACAAGGTACGGGAAATCGGCTCGCGGATACGCAGCAGGCAGTATAAGGACAAATTGTACAACAGCATCCCGTTGTTTCAGGAAGTGCCTGCGGCTGATGAGCCTGTCAAAAAAACACCGGAGCAGCTGATGAATCAAGCCGCACAGTTCATTACGGAGCGCCTGCACACAGATCTCGGTATTGATGAGGTGGCGAATACGATTGGCATTAGCAGCAGTTATTTTTGCCTGCTCTTCAAGAACCGCTTCGCGGTGACCTTCGTGGAGTATGTCACCCAGCAGCGGATTGAAGCTGCCAAGTTCATGCTCGCCAGCAGCGACAAGAGCATCACGGCCATCAGTTCGGGCGTCGGCTATCAGGAGCGGCGTTATTTCACCAAGGTGTTCCAGAAGCAGACAGGAATGACCCCGAAGGAATACCGCAGCAGGTTCGGGGCGACCGATGCCCGTACCTAGCGGGTTGCCAGCCATAACGATTGCCCGGGTACAGGGGTGGTCGTTATTTTTTGTTTTCTTTTTACACAGAATGAAACTTTTCGCTATAACATGCGTCTAATACTATGTTTTGTAAAATGAACGTGGCAAAACATTCTTCCGTTCTCTAAGAGGGCGGTTGCAATTTTGCGGGGAATATAAGGTGGAAAGAATGCAATGAAGAGACTGCCTTATACACTACAAATGGGAGCAGAAGGAGTCGTATAATGAATTTGAAAAGAACGTTCTTGGTGGCAGTATTGGTGGTATCGCAATCCGTAGCAGCGGTTCCAGCCTTCGCAGCACCAGTCAGCACTCAGACAACAATAACAGGGACTGTTGCCGCAGCGGGAAATACCGGCGCAACGCAGCTTCAGACCGAGTCGACTAATCCGCTGGCTACGGAGACGCCTGCCGGATCAGTGACACCAACATCAACACCTGTGCCTGAAGCAACACCGGCCCAGGGGATTCCGGCAGCCACAGCAACGCCAAGTCCGGCTGCAACGGCCCTTCCTGGTGAGACTGCAGCGCCTGCAGACGGTACCGTAACAACAGCGCCTGTAGATGGTGTTGTACCAACCGAAGATCCGGCGATGACTCCATTCATGCAGCCTACACCAACTCCAGGCATAGCTGCGCCCGCGGATGGGGCAGGCAAGCTGATCCTGATGATGAACAGCAACAAGATGTTCAGAAATGGCACGCCTTACACCGCCAATCAGCCGATGGCAGTCAAGAATGGTGTCTCCTATGTATCGATCCGCGCAATGGTGGAAATGGTAGGCGTTGCCTTCACGTATGATGCCAAAACCAAAGAGGTCATTGTGACCAAGGGCACCAGCATTATGCGCTTCAAGACCGACAGCAAAATATACACAGTCGATGGTACCAAGGTTACCATGAAGGGTCCTGCTTACCAGTTCAAAGGCACCTTTATGATACCGTTAACCTCGATAACCTCTGCACTCAAAATTCCTTACACCGTTGACAATGTTCAGAAGCGGGTTATTCTTACACTGAATACGAAGCCAACTGCTTCCTTCACGGTTCAGCCCAAGGAAATCTATGCCGGGGAAACGATCGTGACTTATGTGACCTCCAGCTCTTCCCCGAACGGTACGCCGATTGTGGAAGAACGTTGGAGTGACAACAAGCGGGATATGTATGATCAGCCGGGCTTCTATACGGTTATGTATTCGGTACGGGATGCCAACAACATGTGGAGTGATCCTTATCCGGTGACCATTCAGGTGCTGCAGCCTAATCAGCCGCCAGTGGCCCAGTTCACCACAGATAAAGACGAATACAAAATGGGTGAGCCGGTAATCCTGACCGATACCAGCTATGATCCTGAGAATGAAGAGCTGACCGTTACCTGGAACAATCGGTCGCTGGCTTACTTTACTTCCGGACCTGTACCTATCCAGCTGACAGTAACTGATAAGCATGGTCTTAGCAGTACTGCTGAGAAGATCATCAATATTACCAGCGAGCAATTGTATACGCAGGATGAAGTAACGAAGCTGTTCACCATTCCGGGGGATATCATCAGCATGGACGGCGGGAAGATCCCGTCGCTTCCGAATCTGCCGTATAACCTGTCCTCAGAGGGCTACACTCTGATCCGCAGCAACAGTCCAGAGACTGTGAATACGGAAGGTGTTCTGTACCGTGAAAGCTCTGTGGGCAATACACGTTTCCTTGTGCACCATATGAACAATATGGCTACCAGACAAAAGCTCTATGTGATTGCTACGAACAACAACCTGTATCCGGCAACCATTACTACCCAGTATCTGGGGATTGCCGGTCCGGTGACATCACCGGAATATACGGGCAAAGTATCGATGGAGAAATACTTCAAATCCATGGTTACCGGCTCGACCGAAGCTCCGGTTACCCTGCAGCCGGGACAGAGCATGATTATCATGACAGATCTGAACAAAATTGCCATGAAGCCTAAAGACGTAATGTCGCTGAGTGCGGATCTGTTCAGTGACCTGCCGGTTCAGTATAACGTAGTCATGGTGGAGCAGACCAAGGACCCGCTTGCTGAGCTTCCTTATCTTCCTGTTCTTGACAGCGATGGTGTGCATACCCGGGGAACCTTCCCTGATTCTACGCGGATCATGAACGTGACCGATCTGGTGGGGACCACGCAAAGTAAGCTGCTTCTGGGCGACAATAAACTGGACAAAAACCTGGACGGGATTGATCCAATGAAGGGGACGTATGTTTCCAATGCGGGTAACTTCGGGGTGCTTTACAAAATCGTATTGGATCGTGTTGCAGCAAACACGCTGATCACCTTCAACCCGCGCGGGGGGCCTTATCTGGGACCGCTGATTGTAAACGGCACAATGGTGAACCTGCCCAATAAGGGCACTTTAGGCCTATCATCAGACACGAATGCTGTTGTCTACCGTACCGGAGAGTATGAAGGGCGTGTGGAGATTGTGTTCTCCGTCGCTTCCGGCAGCAACCTGCCCGTTAACTTTGTCTTCACCCCGCTTCCGGCGAAAAAATAATTTATTGTGAAAAATACAAACGGCAGCGCTCCTTAGGGGGCGGCTGCCGTTTTGTATTCTGCAGCAAGTCTGTGGATGCGTTCAGGCAGGCACTTTTATTGACGGGGCAGTGCTTTTGGGGCATTATAAAGAGAGTACAACACAAACGACCTATGTTATGGGAGATGAGCGAATGCTGTCGACAGATCAAATCCTGGAAGCCATGTCGGGGCAGGGGCTGCGAATCACCGATCAGCGCAAGACGCTTGCCAAATTATTCGGCGAGAATACGGGATATTTGTCTGCAAAGGATGTATATGAGCATATGGGCCGCAAGTATAGCGGGCTGAGCTTCGATACCGTCTACCGTAACCTGCGTGTTATGGAGGAGCTGGGCGTACTGGAGCAGATTGTATTTGAAGAAGGCGTCAAATTCAAGGCAAGCTGCAGTCAGGATCACCATCATCACCATATGATTTGCCTGCAGTGTATGAAGACATACCCGATTCAATTCTGCCCGATGAATCTAACTGATCCGCCGGATCAGTTCCGGGTGGTCAAGCATAAATTCGAGGTATTCGGCTATTGCAAGGATTGTGAGCAGGGAAGAGAAGAAGAGCCGGCCGGTGCTGCCCGCAGCAAAGAGGGACGCTGAGTATGGCTAGCTTACGAAGAACAGTGCAGGCCCCTATCCGGGTCTACCGCAAGTTCATTTCGCCGCTCAAGCCCGCAACCTGCCGGTTCTACCCGACCTGTTCGGCTTACGCGCTGGAGGCCATTGAGGTCCATGGGCCGCTGAAGGGTTCATGGCTTGCTGCCAGGCGGATCGCCCGCTGTCATCCCTTCCATCCGGGAGGCCTTGACCCGGTGCCGCCGCGCAAAGAGCAGCCCTCCGGGGATAAGCCGCTGCATACGACTTGACACGGGCCGCCGGGATGGTTATATTTTGAATAATAAGTGATATTCCGAGGAACGGATAAGTAGATGTGGACACCATTACAGAGAGCCGGTACTGCTGGGAGCCGGTATGGAATGCCAGATTGAATATGGTCCGGGAGGAACTGTGTTCGAGCGGAAGGCCTGAAGCCGAGGCCCTGCGTAAGCGCACGGCGTGTTCCAGCGTTAATGGACAGTTCCGCTTGAGGAACTGACGAAGCCTGTGCTCTGTGAGGAGCCGGGGAATGTTGGGTGGTATCGCGTGAGTTTACTCTCGCCCCATAGAGGGGCGGGAGTTTTTTGTGTGAAATGAACGACTAGGGATAACGAAGGGATGATGAAGTAATGAGTGAGAACAAAACCTTTTATCTGACAACACCGATCTACTATCCGAGCGACAAGCTGCATATCGGGCATGCGTATTCCACGGTAGCCGGTGATGCGATGGCCCGCTATAAGCGGCTGCGCGGCTATGAGGTACGCTATCTGACCGGAACGGACGAGCATGGGCAGAAGATTGAAGAGAAGGCCGGTAAGGCCGGAAAGACCCCGCAGGAGTTCGTGGACGGGATTGTCGTCGGCATTAAGGACCTGTGGAAGAAGCTGGATATCTCAAATGATGATTTCATCCGTACCACGGAGGAGCGGCATAAGAAGGTAGTTGCGGATATTTTTGACCGTCTGCTGAAGCAGGGGGATATCTACAAAGGGGAATACGAAGGCTGGTACTGTATTTCGGATGAGACCTTCTACACCGAAACCCAGCTGGTGGATATTGAACGTGATGCTGACGGCAAGATTACCGGAGGGAAAAGTCCTGACAGCGGTCATCCGGTGGAACTGGTCAAGGAGGAAAGCTACTTCTTCCGTATGAGTAAATATGCTGACCGCCTGCTGAAGTTCTACGAGGAGAACCCGGAGTTTATCCTGCCGGAATCCCGCAAGAACGAGATGATTAACAACTTCATCAAGCCGGGTCTGGAGGATCTGGCGGTATCCCGTACGACCTTTGACTGGGGCGTTAAGGTAAAAGGCGACGAGAAGCATGTAGTGTATGTATGGATCGATGCGCTTACCAACTACATTACGGCTCTGGGCTATGGCTCGGAGGACCGCAGCCTGTACGAGAAGTACTGGCCTGCTGATGTTCACATCGTCGGGAAGGAAATTGTCCGCTTCCATACGATCTACTGGCCGATTATTCTGATGGCGCTCGGCGAACCGCTGCCGAAGAAGGTATTCGCGCATGGCTGGCTGCTGATGAAGGACGGCAAGATGTCCAAATCCAAGGGTAATGTGGTTGATCCGGTGACGCTGATTGACCGCTACGGCCTGGATGCTCTACGCTATTATTTGCTGCGCGAGGTTCCCTTCGGCTCGGACGGAACCTTCACGCCGGAGAGCTTCGTGGACCGGATTAACTACGATCTGGCCAATGACCTGGGCAACCTGCTGAATCGGACCGGCGCAATGGTGGAGAAATACTTCGGCGGCGAGCTTCCGGCTTATGCCGGTCAGGTCACCGCATTTGACGGCGAGCTTGAAGCGGTGGTGCAGAGCACTTACACCAAGGTGGAAGAAGCGATGGAGAAGATGGAATTCTCCGTAGCCCTGACTGCCATCGGCGCGCTGATCAGCCGGACGAACAAATACATTGACGAGACCCAGCCTTGGGTGCTCGCTAAGGATGAGAGCCGCAGCGCTGAGCTGGCTTCAGTGATGAGACATCTGGTCGAGGGACTGCGCACCGCGTCCATTCTGCTCCAGCCGTTCCTGACCGGCGCTCCGGCGAAGATCTGGGAGCAGCTGGGCATTCAGCCGGGCGAGTTGACCACCTGGGAGAGCGGCAGATCCTTCGGCCTGATCCCGGCAGGTACCCGGCTGGTGAAGGGCGACCCGATCTTCCCGCGCCTGGATGTGGCGCAGGAGGTAGCGTACATCGCCGAAGCGATGGGAGCCGGGAAGCCGGCCGCTGCAGAGGCAACGCCTGCTGCTGCGGCTGCTGTGACTCCGGAAGCGGCGGCTGCCGATCCGGAGGAAGAGGAGCATAAGGAAGAAATCGGCATCGACGATTTCGCCAAGGCAGAGCTGCGCGTAGCCCAGGTCATCGCCTGCGAGCCGGTGAAGAAGGCAGATAAGCTGCTGAAGCTGCAGCTGGATCTTGGTTATGAGCAGCGCCAGGTGGTATCCGGCATTGCGAAGTTCTACACGCCGGAGGAGCTGGTGGGCCGCAAGGTGATCTGCATTGTGAACCTGAAGCCGGTGAAGCTGCGCGGTGAGCTGTCACAGGGCATGATCCTGGCCGCCTCCAAGGGCGAGCAGCTGACCATTGCTACCGTGCCGGATAGCATGCCGAACGGAGCGATTGTGAAATAAGAATGCAAAGAGCATCCGCATAATGATTTAATAGCAATCCCCGCAGGCCAGAAGCAGCGGGGATTGCTTCTTTTTGCTCCAAGATCATAGTGCATAGGAAGCCATGCAGATAACGAAATTCAGATCGGAGTTGACTTATCGTAACGATTACTATTATAATTCTGATAGTAAATTTTACGATTTAAGGGGTCGATAGAGAAATGGTAATAAGAAGCTTGCAAAAAGGGCTGCTGCTCGCTGCTGTCCTGCTGCTTACGCTGTCACTGGCCGCATGCGGACCGAAGAGCAGCGGAAGCATTGTTGAAGGAAAAATGAATGTTATCACTACTTTTTATCCTATATATGAATTCACTGCCGAAATCGGCGGCGACGATGCCAATGTAATCAACCTGCTTCCTGTAGGGGTTGAGCCGCATGACTGGACACCGCGCAGCCAGGATATCATAAGTACCTCCAAAGCGCAGCTGTTCCTCTATAACGGAGCCGGGCTGGAAGGATGGGTACCTAATTTCCTCAAGAGCCTCGATGGTGACAGTAAGACCAAGGCTGTAGAGGTTAGCCAAGGGGTGAAGCTGATTACAACGGATGAAGACGATGGGCATGATCACGGCCATGAAGGTGAAGGCGCTGAAGCAGACGGGCATGGCGACAGCCTGCACACCGACCCGCATACCTGGGTAAGCCCGAAGTCGGCGCTTGTGATGGCCAAGAATATCAAGGATAGTCTTCAAGCCGTTGATCC
The window above is part of the Paenibacillus sp. FSL H8-0048 genome. Proteins encoded here:
- the pflA gene encoding pyruvate formate-lyase-activating protein, with protein sequence MLKGHIHSLETFGTVDGPGIRFVLFMQGCLLKCQYCHNPDTWELNEGKEMTVEQVLAEIEPYLNYYKTSGGGLTVSGGEPTLQAHFVKQLFTEVKKRWNLHTTLDTNGYNDGSKISDLLDVTDLVLLDLKHIDDEAHIKLTGKSNDRTLKLARWLSDNNRKMWIRHVYVPGIHNNEEDLQNLGRFIGTLKGVEKFEILPYHVMGIYKWKELGRPYELEGVESPSDEEVQRAYRLIEEGRKESALV
- a CDS encoding extracellular solute-binding protein — encoded protein: MRKSLTLLLSLMFVTSALLTGCGGNKNNAANNKGEPAATEEAAATNAAATEEPASAEPFEMTIRHTQVGADKQKRLAILEDVVGKVQADVPGLTFKLDGVDSDVNRKEKLRGEMAAGNPPEIFDLFGSPDSKIYAKEGKLLDLTPILDELGIKDKFSNLDPFTYEGKIYGLPIGGSGEGFFYNKEYYTSKGWKAPSTFAELEQQLADIKADGKVPMAGASKAGWVPLMLANHLWSRYAGPDVTAKFATGEAKWNDPNVVKGLAKYKEWVDKGYFKKGELGFEYAEYTTQFTSGEAILMYDGTWKSSVFKAGQSGEGLIGKVGFFNIPAVEGGVGDQTALMRDVNNGYGFSASAGEDERQLAAVKSFIKNMFNEEMQLRGLVEDGVLPAMKIDQAVLNKNITDDLMSEIVAVLNSSKSSFPAFDSLVQADVTTEISNIQIQSLIGGQTTPEKMGEALQKIQEEANAAVE
- a CDS encoding carbohydrate ABC transporter permease, which codes for MNKALRNPLVFILFVIPALVLFIMFFIYPIFSSIYYSFTSWNGVSETVKYAGVDNFKKALGDERFWISVKNNGWFILFSVGIQVPLIVFFSLLIANVKKLKGLYKTAVFMPSIMSTAVIGILWGFIYEPNIGLFNKVLSLVGIEPVYWLSDERFAMLSILITNAWQWTGFYIVMVLAAILSIPGELEEAAAIDGATGFQRATRITLPLIVPIISVVIMLSIAGAMKAADIVIVMTKGGPAGSTEVMATYMIKYAITNFKYGYGNTIAVLIFLFTLVVTALYQLVFARRTERIEY
- a CDS encoding carbohydrate ABC transporter permease; this encodes MPRPLKKSLPHIALLGYLVIVLFPFLFVLFSSVKKDNNAIALNPFGIPKSFEWSNYVEAWVNAKISTYFFNSLYISVLASVVSILLASMFAFAVTRMRQGKWNAILFSLVLIGMLIPNNALMLPIYTIVRKLHILNTHWALIIPYIANAIPFTIIILAAFMRSLPSEIEEAAVMDGLKAPGIFARIIVPLTVPAMVTVFIVNFLGNWNEFLLANYFLSNDELRTLPVGMVQFRDQYQMNYAQMSAGIVYSVVPVIVIYAVLQEKIIEGVTAGSVKG
- a CDS encoding cache domain-containing sensor histidine kinase, encoding MNLRYKLFTAFLGLIIIPLFILGMIMFFVTYNSIEKKYSQQSEYSLKAISYSISNVFKDMDNVTDNGIATSVFHMALSADDPSKQDLTDAEQLSLNASQRNFRSLLYNHPSISYAFLYNFNGKGSSEIVSVFNKENFRTLPYDKFKGSELYQEVMKLNGVPKWLAPHEYPELTGTEAVFTQIRLVKELSFFQNIGILVVQIKNWEFESIFRNLKIGGTDQKVSFMLVNDDGMILLDPDRQLDGQDFRSFTTKDITFKPGFQSFKTQFGGEKSILSVYHLKDYPWSLVSVTSWDTLSHEVTVFARWFVIVMFLCLLGAVIFNLFFMNRITGGIAVIVRFMRRVEDGDLTTRVEEKGNDEMTLLARGFNDLMDKINSLFSRVHVEQQRKNQAEMRVLQAQIKPHFLFNTLESINVLAVQNEGRKVSEMVYRLASILRISIQDRDEITLEEEVKHLRNYLDIQKFRFEDLFDYELEIPAELLGCGILKLTLQPLVENSIQHGFEGIGYKGLVSVKVWETQGNLVLRIQDNGIGMTPSQLSMFQYMVNDAAEQQTEARPEQGIHQERRGLGVRSVADRIRIEYGDRYGIFICASPGEGTIIQCVIPKYGQGEGHYAKSIIG